A genomic segment from Gammaproteobacteria bacterium encodes:
- the aroE gene encoding shikimate dehydrogenase, translating to MSSLFDFDQPADAYAVMGNPISHSRSPQIHAAFAAQTGQRIRYTAIQVDPGGFAQAVGNFFANGGKGLNVTVPFKREAWELAGERGPEAEQAGAVNTLLLNADGVLVGRNTDGIGLVRDILHNHGGVIAGQRVLLIGAGGAARGVLQPLLAQRPARLVIANRTASRAHQLAADFRPLGEVSGAAFGELAGQAFDLIINATAASLQGEVPPLPDEICTATSWCYDMMYAAEPTPFVRWARQHGAAQALDGLGMLVEQAAESFLHWRGVRPDTAPVIQQLRHELLAGH from the coding sequence ATGTCTTCCCTGTTCGACTTCGACCAACCGGCCGACGCCTACGCGGTGATGGGCAATCCCATCAGCCATTCGCGCTCGCCCCAAATCCACGCCGCCTTTGCCGCGCAGACCGGGCAGCGCATCCGCTACACGGCGATACAGGTCGATCCGGGCGGCTTTGCGCAGGCGGTGGGCAATTTTTTCGCCAACGGCGGCAAGGGGCTCAATGTCACCGTGCCCTTTAAACGCGAGGCCTGGGAGCTGGCCGGCGAACGGGGGCCCGAGGCCGAACAGGCGGGCGCGGTGAACACCCTGCTGCTGAATGCGGACGGGGTGCTGGTCGGGCGCAACACCGACGGCATCGGACTGGTGCGCGACATCCTGCACAACCACGGCGGCGTGATCGCCGGGCAACGGGTGTTATTGATCGGGGCCGGCGGCGCGGCGCGCGGGGTACTGCAACCGCTGCTCGCCCAGCGGCCGGCCCGGCTGGTGATCGCCAACCGCACGGCCAGTCGCGCCCACCAGCTGGCCGCCGACTTTCGCCCGCTAGGCGAGGTCAGCGGCGCCGCCTTCGGCGAGCTGGCAGGACAGGCGTTTGATCTCATCATCAACGCCACGGCGGCCAGCCTGCAGGGCGAGGTGCCGCCCCTGCCGGATGAGATCTGCACCGCCACCAGCTGGTGTTACGACATGATGTACGCCGCCGAGCCCACCCCCTTTGTGCGCTGGGCCCGGCAACACGGCGCGGCACAGGCGCTCGATGGTCTCGGGATGCTGGTGGAGCAGGCGGCGGAGTCGTTTCTGCACTGGCGCGGGGTGCGCCCCGACACGGCGCCGGTGATCCAGCAGCTCAGGCACGAACTGCTCGCCGGCCATTGA
- a CDS encoding inorganic phosphate transporter gives MEYGMIFIALACVFGFFMAWGVGANDVANAMATSVGSKAITIKQAIIIAAIFEFAGAFLAGGQVTATIRKGIIDTSTLTGAPEIIIYGMLASLLAAGIWLMVASRFGWPVSTTHTIVGAIVGFAIVGIGMDAVQWAKIGTIVSSWVISPLLAGSISYALFFSVQKLILGTTEPLRNAQRYVPAYIFAVGFIIALVTLMKGLKHVGVHLQPMENLAVAVVCGIIVMFIGKYFIAKLKFDPKADKDFHFTNVEKIFGVLMMVTACAMAFAHGSNDVANAIGPLAAVISIVNSGGELAQKSPLPMWVLLLGGGGIVVGLVTYGHKVIATVGTGITELTPSRGFAATLAAATTVVLASGTGLPISTTHTLVGAVLGVGLARGIAALNLNVVRTIFMSWVITLPAGAILSIVFFFILKAGFS, from the coding sequence ATGGAATACGGCATGATATTCATCGCGCTAGCCTGCGTGTTCGGTTTTTTCATGGCCTGGGGGGTGGGTGCCAACGACGTCGCCAACGCCATGGCCACCTCGGTGGGGTCGAAGGCGATCACCATCAAGCAGGCGATCATCATTGCCGCCATCTTCGAATTTGCCGGCGCCTTCCTGGCCGGCGGGCAGGTCACCGCCACCATCCGCAAAGGCATCATCGACACCAGCACCCTGACGGGTGCTCCGGAGATCATCATCTACGGCATGCTGGCCTCGCTGCTGGCCGCCGGTATCTGGCTGATGGTCGCCTCGCGTTTCGGCTGGCCGGTATCCACTACCCATACCATCGTCGGTGCCATTGTCGGTTTTGCCATCGTCGGCATTGGTATGGATGCAGTGCAATGGGCAAAGATCGGCACCATCGTCAGCAGCTGGGTGATCTCACCCCTGCTGGCGGGCAGCATCTCCTACGCCCTGTTTTTCAGCGTGCAGAAACTGATCCTCGGCACCACCGAGCCGCTTAGAAACGCCCAGCGCTATGTGCCCGCCTACATCTTCGCGGTGGGTTTCATCATTGCCCTGGTGACCCTGATGAAGGGACTGAAGCATGTGGGCGTCCACCTGCAGCCCATGGAAAACCTCGCTGTGGCGGTGGTCTGCGGCATCATCGTGATGTTCATCGGCAAGTACTTCATCGCCAAACTGAAGTTCGATCCCAAGGCCGATAAAGACTTCCACTTCACCAACGTGGAAAAGATCTTCGGCGTGTTGATGATGGTCACCGCCTGTGCCATGGCCTTTGCCCACGGCTCCAACGACGTGGCCAATGCCATCGGCCCGCTGGCGGCGGTGATCAGCATCGTCAACAGCGGTGGTGAGCTGGCGCAAAAGTCGCCGCTACCCATGTGGGTGTTATTGCTCGGCGGCGGAGGCATCGTGGTGGGTCTGGTCACCTACGGTCACAAGGTGATCGCCACGGTCGGCACCGGCATCACCGAGCTCACCCCCAGCCGCGGCTTTGCGGCGACCCTGGCCGCGGCCACCACCGTGGTGCTGGCCTCGGGCACCGGCCTGCCGATCTCCACCACCCACACCCTGGTGGGCGCGGTGCTGGGGGTGGGTCTGGCGCGGGGTATCGCCGCGCTGAACCTGAACGTGGTGCGCACCATCTTTATGTCCTGGGTCATCACCCTGCCGGCCGGGGCGATCCTGTCGATCGTCTTCTTCTTTATACTCAAAGCCGGCTTTTCCTGA
- the phoB gene encoding phosphate regulon transcriptional regulator PhoB produces MSDGTILVVEDESAIRDMIGMSLDRAGFRWLAVGSVEEARVCLADHAPSLILLDWMLPGVSGLDFARQLRRDDSTRDLPVIMLTARDAEEDMIRGLEGGVDDYLTKPFSTRELVARIKTVLRRSGVGDEAKISIGPLTLEPSSHRVWADEEKIELGPTEFRLLQFFMQHPERVFARDQLLDRIWGRNVYIHDRTVDVHIRRLRKALEPHQAANLIQTVRGAGYRFSVQV; encoded by the coding sequence ATGAGTGACGGCACAATTCTGGTAGTGGAAGACGAGTCGGCGATCCGCGACATGATCGGCATGAGCCTGGATCGTGCCGGCTTTCGCTGGCTGGCGGTGGGCAGCGTGGAGGAGGCCCGCGTCTGTCTGGCCGATCATGCCCCCAGCCTGATCCTGCTGGACTGGATGTTACCCGGTGTCAGCGGGCTGGATTTTGCCCGTCAGTTACGCCGCGATGACAGCACCCGCGATCTGCCGGTGATCATGCTTACCGCGCGGGATGCCGAAGAGGACATGATTCGCGGACTGGAGGGGGGGGTGGATGACTATCTCACCAAACCCTTCTCAACCCGCGAGCTGGTCGCCCGGATCAAGACCGTGTTGCGCCGCTCCGGCGTCGGTGATGAGGCGAAGATCAGCATTGGGCCATTGACGCTGGAACCGTCCAGTCATCGGGTCTGGGCGGATGAGGAAAAGATCGAGCTCGGGCCGACCGAGTTTCGCCTGTTGCAGTTTTTCATGCAGCACCCGGAACGGGTGTTTGCGCGCGACCAGTTGCTGGACCGGATCTGGGGCCGCAATGTCTATATCCATGACCGCACCGTCGACGTGCATATCCGCCGCCTGCGCAAGGCGCTCGAACCCCATCAGGCCGCGAACCTGATCCAGACCGTGCGTGGTGCGGGTTATCGTTTCTCGGTTCAGGTTTAG
- a CDS encoding RNA-binding protein, with protein sequence MLDIYVGNLPATVSVEDLRELFAAAPGHRSSVARRGLGMAALWVSESWAQQRVAGLHQGHPSAEPSFTLVEDAQGRFAHYCRVSGYSRASVAQLITQLAGVGLQGRELEIRPFQPRSRGNDRRRAGWHFRRWLGIEGRRGERRHRP encoded by the coding sequence ATGCTCGATATCTATGTCGGCAATCTGCCGGCGACGGTCAGTGTGGAGGATCTGCGCGAGCTGTTTGCGGCCGCCCCTGGCCACCGATCATCCGTTGCGCGCAGGGGCCTGGGCATGGCCGCGTTATGGGTGTCGGAGTCATGGGCCCAGCAGCGCGTTGCCGGCCTCCACCAGGGCCACCCTTCCGCCGAACCGAGCTTCACCCTGGTGGAGGACGCGCAGGGCCGGTTTGCGCATTACTGCCGTGTCTCCGGTTATTCCCGTGCCTCCGTCGCCCAGCTGATCACCCAGCTGGCGGGGGTTGGTCTACAGGGGCGGGAGCTGGAGATACGGCCCTTCCAGCCGCGCAGCCGGGGCAATGATCGGCGCCGTGCCGGCTGGCATTTTCGGCGCTGGCTGGGGATAGAGGGGCGGCGGGGGGAGCGGCGGCACAGGCCCTGA
- a CDS encoding TIGR00153 family protein, translating to MAFTTISNMFGSSPVRPLQQHMDSVQTCISQLAPFFDAVLARDWDEARRQQTEIVRLENAADDLKHKLRLNMPRSLFMAVSRRDLLEVLTMQDKIANKAKDIAGLILGRRMTFPDDMAPLLKAFVARSIDASAQAQTAINELDELVETGFRGSEVQLVESMINMLDEIENDTDKIQVQIRSALFAIEKQLDPVEVMFLYRIIDWIGDLGNLAQRVGSRLELMLAR from the coding sequence ATGGCCTTCACCACCATTTCCAACATGTTTGGCAGCTCACCGGTCAGACCCCTGCAACAGCACATGGACAGCGTGCAGACCTGTATTTCGCAACTCGCGCCCTTTTTTGACGCCGTGCTCGCCCGGGACTGGGACGAGGCCCGCAGACAACAGACCGAGATCGTCCGCCTGGAAAATGCGGCCGACGACCTGAAACACAAGCTGCGCCTCAACATGCCCAGAAGCCTGTTCATGGCCGTCTCGCGGCGTGACCTGCTGGAGGTGCTGACCATGCAGGACAAGATCGCCAACAAGGCCAAGGACATCGCCGGCCTGATCCTCGGCCGACGGATGACCTTCCCCGACGATATGGCCCCGCTACTGAAGGCCTTCGTCGCCCGCTCCATCGATGCCTCGGCACAGGCACAGACCGCCATCAACGAACTCGACGAGCTGGTGGAGACGGGCTTTCGCGGTAGCGAGGTCCAGCTGGTGGAATCCATGATCAACATGCTGGACGAGATCGAGAACGACACCGACAAGATCCAGGTGCAGATTCGCAGTGCCCTGTTCGCCATCGAGAAGCAGCTCGATCCGGTGGAGGTGATGTTCCTGTATCGCATCATCGACTGGATCGGTGACCTCGGCAATCTGGCCCAACGCGTCGGCAGCCGCCTCGAACTGATGCTGGCGAGGTAG
- a CDS encoding phosphate ABC transporter substrate-binding protein PstS family protein, producing MNTKHVFAKGSVAKGLVKGVVGLATAGSLFAGVAMAGAELDASLPDYQRASGVSGNLSSVGSDTLANLMTLWAEEFKREYPNVNIQIQAAGSSTAPPALTESTSNLGPMSRKMKSKEIEAFEKKFGYKPTAIPVAIDALAVYVHKDNPVKGMSIADVDAIFSSTRKCGGTKDISQWGDLGMSGAWADREIQIYGRNSVSGTYGYFKKKALCKGDYKNNVNEQPGSASVVQSVSSSLNGIGYSGIGYKTSGVKAVPLSKKAGEPFVEASPDNAVNNTYPLSRFLYVYVNKHPNKPLAPLEREFIKLVMSKVGQQVVVKDGYIPLPVKVVEKALASIQ from the coding sequence ATGAATACGAAGCATGTGTTTGCAAAGGGTTCGGTAGCGAAGGGTTTAGTGAAAGGCGTCGTCGGTCTGGCCACGGCAGGCAGTCTGTTTGCCGGCGTCGCCATGGCGGGTGCCGAGCTGGATGCCAGTCTGCCGGATTACCAGCGCGCCAGTGGCGTGTCCGGCAACCTGTCCAGCGTCGGTTCCGACACCCTGGCCAATCTGATGACCCTGTGGGCGGAGGAATTCAAGCGTGAATATCCTAACGTCAATATCCAGATCCAGGCCGCCGGTTCTTCGACTGCCCCGCCGGCGCTGACCGAGTCCACCTCGAATCTGGGGCCGATGAGCCGCAAGATGAAGAGCAAGGAGATCGAGGCGTTTGAGAAAAAGTTTGGTTACAAACCGACGGCCATCCCGGTCGCTATCGACGCGCTGGCGGTCTATGTGCACAAGGATAACCCGGTCAAGGGGATGTCCATCGCCGATGTGGATGCGATCTTCTCGTCGACCCGCAAGTGCGGCGGTACAAAGGACATCTCTCAGTGGGGTGACCTGGGCATGAGCGGTGCCTGGGCCGATCGTGAGATCCAGATCTATGGCCGCAACTCGGTGTCCGGCACCTACGGCTATTTCAAGAAAAAGGCCCTGTGTAAGGGTGACTATAAAAACAACGTCAACGAGCAGCCGGGTTCGGCCTCGGTGGTGCAGTCGGTGTCGAGCTCGCTCAATGGCATCGGTTACTCCGGCATCGGTTACAAGACCTCCGGTGTGAAGGCCGTGCCGCTGTCCAAGAAGGCCGGCGAGCCCTTTGTGGAGGCCTCGCCTGACAATGCGGTCAACAATACCTACCCGCTGTCACGCTTCTTGTATGTGTACGTGAACAAGCACCCCAACAAGCCGTTGGCGCCACTGGAGCGTGAGTTCATCAAGCTGGTGATGTCGAAGGTCGGTCAGCAGGTGGTGGTGAAAGACGGTTACATCCCGCTGCCCGTCAAGGTGGTGGAAAAGGCCCTGGCGAGCATTCAATAA
- the phoR gene encoding phosphate regulon sensor histidine kinase PhoR, which produces MTHPWIQELWRMAALFAGALFVGWLLGAAHAAFTLALIGYLGWHLYNLYQLERWYYRRKKTEPPVAPGIWGEAFEHIYQLQRSNRQRKKRLAMILSRFKESTAAMPDATVVLTQDDRIEWFNKAARHYLGLQPGQDVGQRIDNLIRHSRFSEFLERGDFSEPLEMPSPLDHDHYFSFRIVPYGNRQKLLVVRDISRLKRLERMRSDFVANVSHELRTPLTVLSGYLENMMDEGEVASNHWGRCLQQMQGQTQRMTRLVEDLLMLSRLEDDEKAGLRDPVAVPAILDALLQDARALSGERQHHISLQADAALWLRGSEKELTSAFSNLIFNAVQYTPEQGHIDVCWYRDGDAACFEVRDDGVGIAPQHVHRLTERFYRVDTGRSRESGGTGLGLAIVKHVLDRHAARLEIESQPGKGSCFRCRFDGTLVMERNNSEKASARPAVH; this is translated from the coding sequence GTGACGCATCCCTGGATTCAGGAACTATGGCGAATGGCGGCGCTGTTTGCCGGCGCCCTGTTCGTCGGCTGGCTGCTGGGCGCGGCGCATGCGGCATTCACCCTGGCCCTGATCGGCTATCTTGGCTGGCACCTCTATAACCTCTACCAGTTAGAGCGCTGGTACTACCGGCGCAAGAAAACCGAGCCACCGGTGGCCCCCGGCATCTGGGGTGAGGCCTTCGAGCATATTTATCAGTTGCAGCGCAGCAATCGCCAGCGCAAAAAACGCCTCGCCATGATCCTGTCACGCTTCAAGGAAAGCACCGCCGCGATGCCCGATGCCACCGTGGTGCTGACCCAGGACGACCGGATCGAATGGTTTAACAAGGCGGCCAGGCACTACCTGGGTTTGCAGCCTGGGCAGGATGTGGGGCAGCGCATCGATAACCTGATCCGGCATTCGCGCTTCAGCGAGTTTCTGGAACGCGGCGACTTTTCGGAACCGCTGGAGATGCCGTCGCCGCTGGATCACGACCACTACTTTTCCTTTCGCATCGTGCCCTACGGTAATCGGCAGAAATTGCTGGTGGTGCGCGACATCAGCCGGCTCAAACGGCTGGAACGCATGCGCAGTGATTTTGTCGCCAATGTGTCACACGAGTTGCGCACCCCATTGACGGTGTTGTCCGGTTATCTGGAAAACATGATGGACGAGGGCGAGGTCGCCTCGAACCACTGGGGCCGATGCCTGCAACAGATGCAGGGGCAGACGCAGCGCATGACGCGCCTGGTCGAAGACCTGTTGATGCTGTCGCGACTGGAGGACGATGAGAAGGCCGGGCTGCGTGATCCGGTGGCGGTGCCGGCCATACTGGATGCCCTGCTGCAGGACGCGCGCGCCCTGAGCGGCGAGCGGCAGCACCACATCAGCCTGCAGGCCGATGCCGCGTTGTGGTTACGTGGCAGTGAAAAGGAGCTGACCAGCGCCTTTTCCAATCTGATCTTTAATGCCGTGCAATATACGCCGGAGCAAGGGCATATCGACGTGTGCTGGTACCGTGACGGGGATGCGGCCTGTTTTGAGGTGCGCGACGATGGGGTGGGGATTGCCCCGCAACACGTGCATCGCCTGACCGAGCGTTTCTATCGTGTCGATACGGGGCGCTCGCGTGAGTCCGGCGGTACCGGGCTGGGGCTGGCGATCGTCAAACATGTGCTGGATCGACACGCCGCCCGGCTGGAGATTGAAAGCCAGCCTGGCAAGGGTAGCTGCTTCCGTTGCCGTTTTGACGGCACGCTGGTGATGGAGCGGAACAACTCCGAGAAGGCGTCGGCCCGACCAGCCGTGCATTGA